The proteins below come from a single Staphylococcus sp. MI 10-1553 genomic window:
- a CDS encoding adenylate cyclase: protein MKELEVRFSIADKENYLKVIEFLDQNYKFKSENRQIDKYYKDRGKETEEDISGSFIYRFRQENDFTSGIFTRKDTVKPGFWKEDEIVLESQQMDFVKKILDAGFSNIMTIDKDRKSYTNLEKTRTVNADIVGGLGYYIEVEILGDFSEDDYDSFVKETETEFAFTNSKIETKGYVQLMREKNERTRDN, encoded by the coding sequence ATGAAGGAATTAGAAGTTAGATTTTCAATTGCTGATAAAGAGAATTATCTTAAAGTAATTGAATTTTTAGATCAAAATTATAAATTTAAATCAGAGAATAGACAAATAGATAAGTATTATAAAGATCGTGGAAAAGAAACAGAAGAAGATATTTCGGGGAGTTTTATTTATAGATTTCGTCAAGAAAATGATTTTACATCAGGTATTTTTACTAGGAAAGATACAGTGAAACCAGGTTTCTGGAAGGAAGACGAAATTGTATTAGAATCGCAACAAATGGATTTTGTAAAAAAAATTCTAGATGCTGGTTTCTCTAACATCATGACTATTGACAAAGATAGAAAATCATATACTAATCTTGAAAAGACTAGAACGGTAAATGCTGACATAGTGGGGGGACTTGGATATTATATTGAAGTTGAAATCTTAGGTGATTTTTCTGAAGATGATTACGATTCCTTTGTAAAAGAAACAGAGACAGAGTTTGCATTTACCAATTCAAAAATTGAAACAAAAGGTTATGTACAATTAATGAGAGAAAAAAATGAACGTACAAGAGATAATTGA
- a CDS encoding radical SAM protein, giving the protein MHPKIDYIIRKLKENGFIVKMTSIGGNKRVFEKIIESGIDGINFSLHAIDKNEMYGTQVDRSERWIEQNHKKLMELIEYVSSRGVNVKINTVVASSDDYKRAYDVMRWLH; this is encoded by the coding sequence GACTATATAATTAGAAAGTTGAAGGAAAACGGGTTTATCGTTAAAATGACTTCTATTGGTGGTAATAAACGCGTCTTTGAAAAAATAATCGAATCAGGAATAGATGGTATAAACTTCAGTTTACATGCGATAGATAAAAATGAAATGTATGGCACACAAGTTGATCGTTCTGAGCGGTGGATAGAACAGAACCATAAAAAATTGATGGAGTTGATAGAGTATGTAAGTTCTAGAGGTGTAAATGTTAAAATTAATACTGTTGTTGCTTCATCAGATGATTATAAAAGAGCTTATGATGTTATGAGATGGCTACACTGA